The DNA window ACCAAACTTTGTGAACGAAGGAATGGCAAATATGGCCTTGAACAAAATAGCAGCTTAACGAACACTGAACCTATTTGGATGACACTTTTGCTGTCAAGATGAAGGTTAGGCAAAGGGTCATCTTTTGCAGGTTCTGCTACAGGAACTTGATCATCGCTAGGTTTTGCAGACAGTTATCCACAAAACTGTACTTCGTCGTAGCAGGAAAAAAAAACAACATAGCAGATCAACGGACAGAATTCGGAACTAATCCAattgaaaaaaatataaattcggaAGCAATCTGCTGCACCAGTAAACcagagctagagcaaattagTAACAAAAGTACACCTTATATAGGTTCAACTCACTTGTATATTTACGGTTCACTATTGTTATCTTACAATAAGTATGCACCAGAGCAAACAGAATCCACATAATGACTGAAGAACCAATCACCCTGTAATGGGACGGGCTATTAAACTTTTAGCCCCCAAACTCAGAAAGTCTAACTACAATTTCTCCTCAATGCAGCCGGAACAAATTCTCAATGGAAGGGCCAATGGACAAAACTTCATCCACCCTTAGGTTCACATGGGGCCTGGAAATGGTAAATAAAGCCAGGCCATTATTGGTGATCTTGGCACAGCCATTTATATGCAGAACATCAAGGCGCGGACAACCATTGCTGAGGGCCAGCAAACCCTGGTCACAGATGTGTCGGCAGCGGTTCACATGCAGCACTCTTAGCTTATTGCAGTACAACCCGATTGCAGACCAGCCAGGTAAATGGACCCCATGGCAGACAGCAAGGTTCCACTCCTCAAGCAATGGGCACCCACTGGCTATTGCTGTCACGGAATCATCTGTGAGGTAGCGACACATCCTGAGATTCAGGATGCAGAGGCTTTTAGCAAAAGCAAGGTTGCCCAGGCCATCCAGACCAGTTGAGCTTCCTAACTTGTGCAAGTTCAGGTACTTGAGTCCACTGCCACTAACTACGTCCAACAAACCATCTGGAGAAAGCATGCAAGACTCAGCTTCAAGGTAACAAAATGAACTTGAACAACCTCTGAACCCAATACCAGACAGACGCCTGCAACCTGTAATGATTAGTGTGCAAATGTTTGAACAGTTGCTAAAGATTGCAGAAACCCCTTGATCTGAAATGCCCATGCAAGAACCAATATTTACACTCTTCAAAGCACGGCAGCCTTTTGAAAGACTTTCCAAGCCAACATCTGTAATATTAAAGCAGCTTTGAAGTTCAACCACCACCAAATTAGGGCACCCAATAGCCACCTGTGCTAGACCACCATCTGTTATACCAGAACAGCAGTAGAATGAAAGGGATTTTAGAGATGATCCAGACATTCTCAGTGTGCTCAAAGCTGAGTCAGGTAGCTCTGTGAGCCCAGCAAGGGATATCCGGTTAAGACAAGGTGAGTGAGCCAATATCTTGGGGATGCACTTGGCATGCTCCTTGTCTATTGTAGGGTTAAAAGAACAATGGAATGTTAGTGATTTCCGACCAAGGTTTCGAACCTTGAACCAATTCTTGCAAGTTAAACCAAAAGCACTCCTCTCTGACTCGCTTTCTAGCTTGTTAAATATAGAAAGCAAGCAATCATCAGATAGGTAACTGATGGAGTTCTCTAAGCTGACATCTATTGTCTCTCTTTCCATATTTCACTTACTGAGTCCCGTCTGAAGGTTGGAGTGCTTGGATCTTGATTAAATACTTCTGGGATGTACTGGAGGAAGATGAACTTGCTGGATCAAAGCTACACAAAACAGCTGGCTCACCGTATCCGTAGCCAATAGATGCTCCACATTTTCGGCAGAGAAGCTTAGTTTTTGGCCTGTAACTACGCCAGGCGAGGGGAAAGCAAGATACCTCGTCCACCTGAGTAAATCGGCTGAGATCAACAGAAATGAATGAAATCAGTCCTTTCTTCAGAGACTTCTTATATGAGGATCCTACTTCAGATGTGCTTCGGTTAGAAGATGAAAGGTTTAGAGGGTATCCACAAGATCCACAACTGTCAATACAAATGTAAATGTTGTCAGAGCTTGCAGAACAGACAGAGTAGTGGACATATATACAATATATGGTATCCAGAAGATGATATTGCATTAAAGCGATGTTTGACCAATCGAGCTGATACTTAGAAGCCAATGGTATTACATTGAACTCATCTAGCTATTAGTGATAACTGTATCAAATAAATAAAAACTGCATTTGGCAGTTGAGGGAAACAACAACGAGAAAAAACTAGCATCATTAATGCATGACAGAGAAAAATTAACGAACACTTTACCTATCTAAGGAAATACCATTCCACTTGAAGATTTTCCTTGTTGTTAATGAGGAAATGAGAAATGAATGCTTTTTATCATCTTTATATATTAAATAGCAACCATAATGACATTTATGGTTCCAAATATTATCAATGGTTGAATCCTAACAAGTTACTACCTCCATCCTGCAAAGAGTGACGTTTtggttgtcctaagtcaaactgtcttatgtttgaccaagtttatagagaagactattaacatttatgacaccaaatagatttactatgaaaatatatttcatgataaatttaatgatatttatctggtatcataaatattggtATTTTTTCGTATAAGCTTAGTCAATCTTATAGAttttttgacttaggacaaaaccagAATGGCACTTGACGGAGGCAGTATATAAATACATGGGGGAGTTGTCCAGGGTACAGAcatctatgtatatatataaatttccAATCAGTTGTGTAAACAAACTACATCACTGCAATTGTTGATGAGCATCGAACCAAAACAGCTGACGCCATCGCAAAACCCTAGTAACGTCCTTTTACTACGTTTCAAGTTTCCATTGGTTAACTGTAATCCGACAGCGGATGACACCTACTGTGCAAATGTACCTTGCTTTATGTTCAGTTTCAAGGAGCAGCGCCACGACAACACAAACTCTAGGTTTTGCAAGGTCATTCCAGCAAGCACGCGTGTAGCATGCTTCAGAAGACTGTCCACGGGAAAGGATATTGCAAGGTGAATCCCGACA is part of the Miscanthus floridulus cultivar M001 chromosome 9, ASM1932011v1, whole genome shotgun sequence genome and encodes:
- the LOC136481759 gene encoding F-box/LRR-repeat protein 12-like; the protein is MSQRDVDYSCGSCGYPLNLSSSNRSTSEVGSSYKKSLKKDQGVSAIFSNCSNICTLIITGCRRLSGIGFRGCSSSFCYLEAESCMLSPDGLLDVVSGSGLKYLNLHKLGSSTGLDGLGNLAFAKSLCILNLRMCRYLTDDSVTAIASGCPLLEEWNLAVCHGVHLPGWSAIGLYCNKLRVLHVNRCRHICDQGLLALSNGCPRLDVLHINGCAKITNNGLALFTISRPHVNLRVDEVLSIGPSIENLFRLH